Genomic segment of Candidatus Methylomirabilota bacterium:
GTGTCATAACGGCAGCGGAGGTCCCCCGCCTTGTTGGTCACCAGTGAAACGAGCGAGTCGCCCCCGAAGCCCCGAATGGTCGCCTCGTCCGTGTCGCTCCACTCCACGCCGTGCTCCGCGTGGCTGTGCCACCAGAGCCGGAGCGCCGCCGGATCCCGCCCCTCGTCCAGGCACCGGTGGAGGAGGCCGAGCAGCGCCTCGGGCTGAAGCTCGGTCTCGGCCGCGGAGACACGCTGGTCCAGCAGGAAGAGCTCCGTCACCAGCAGTCCCTCGCCCTCCGGTCGCACCTCTCCCAGGCCGCCGATCTCCGAGGGGCAGAGCTCGACGTAGAGGCGGAGCCGGGCGTAGGTCTCCGCGGTGAATCGGAGGACCGCGGGAGCCGCTGACGGGGTCACGTCGATGCCGTCTTCCAGTGGGTGACCGGGACGTACCAGTCCTGAGGGGTGATGGTTCGCAGGAAGTCGAGCAGCACCTCGGCGGCGGCGACCCACTGATACTCGGCCACCAGCTTCGCCACCCCTTCCCGGACGTTCCCCAGGCAGGGCCGCCCGTTCCAGACGTGCGGGTGATCGTACAGCCCATAGGCATCGGTGAGGTTTCGGACCGCGATGGCCCCCGTCTCCGCGAGGTCGATCTCGAAGCATCCGAGACGGTATCGGACGCCGCCGTGCGCCACCTCGATCGGCCCGGTGACGAGGCGGAGACCGCCAGCATACACCGCGACATCGCGGACGCCCTCCAACCCCAGGAGCCGCCGCCAATCGTCCGCGGCGTCGTCGGCCTCGGCGGTCTCCCCCTGCAAGACCCGCAACCGCCGCCGGCATGCGACCAAGTGCCGCGCCTCCTGCGTGAGCCGGCAGGAGAGCTCCTCGACCGCGTGCTCCGTCGCCCGGATCTCCTCCTCGACGGACCGGGTCTCCTCCCGAAGGCCTCGCCGTTGCTGCTCGGCGTAAGCCTCCCGCGATCGGGCGCGTGCCGCCTCTCGAAGGAGCGCCTCCTCCAGGGCGGTTTCCCGGCGAAGCCGGTTCACGACTACCTTGAGCCGCGGCTCCGGGAGGGCTGCCACCTCGGAGATCCAGGCCCTGACATGGGGAAGGGCGAGGTCCAGGCTCTTGCGAAGGAGCAGCCGCGCCAGCGGCTCGGGCTGCCCAGCCAGGTCGAACAGGATGTAGATGTTGTTGACGAGCACGTGCAGGACCGCCAGGCCATCCTCGTCGGTGAGGCTCACACCCCGGGCCAGGCGCCCCGGAGGAGCGTAGGCGTCCGTCTCGACCAGCCGGTGGCCCAGCACGACCGGGACGCGGACAGTGGACGCCTCCGACGAGAGAGCGAGCCAGAGAGGCCGAAGCGGGAGGGCGTGGAGGTGGACGTGGAGCCGGCGGTCGAGGCGGCGGCGGCTGTACCCGCGCGACGGGCAGTGAAGCACGATCGGGAGGCCCAGGGCCGTTGCGTAGTCGCGCGCGACCGCCTCGAGTGTCGCGGGGAAGGTCCGGCGCGGGAACATCAGGGACTCCGCAGATTCCTCATGTCCGCCGATTCAGCCTAGCTGGATGTCAAGGATTATAGGCCAGGCGCCGGCGGTAGCGCCAGCCCCGCATCCGGGCGCCGGCGCCCGCGCGCCTCGCCAGAAGTCGAGGCGTGCGTTACACTGGGAGAAGGAGGGCAGAAAGGGGAGAACGTGGCGACCTACCAAGCGAAGACGTTCCAGCCCAAGAAGTACAAGGAGCAGGTGTTCGACCAGCTCCGGGGGCTCGAGGGGATCTCGGATGCCCAGATCACCGAGCACCTCGCGCTCTACGCCGGCTACGTCAAGCAGGTGAACCAGCTGAACGAGGAACTGGCCGCCCTGATCGGCCGCGGCGAGGCCTCGGGCAAGAGCCCGGAGTTCGCCGAGCTCACGCGCCGCCTCGGCTTCGAGTACAACGGAATGATCCTCCACGAGTACTACTTCTCCAACCTCCGGCGGGCCGCCGAGCCGCAGCCCCCCGCCGGCTCGGGCCTGACCCAGGCCCTCGGTCAATCCTTCGGGTCGAGCGAGCAGTGGATGGCCGACTTCCAGGCGATCGGGGAGATGCGAGGGGTGGGCTGGGTGATCCTGTTCGAGGATCCGGCCACTGAACGGCTGACCAACCACTGGATCACGCTCCATCAGGACGGCGTCCCGGCCGGCTTCAAGCCGCTGCTCGTCATGGACGTGTGGGAGCACGCGTACATGCGGGATTACAAGGCGACGGAGCGGGGGAAGTACATCACGGCGTTCTTCCGGAACATCGACTGGCAGATGGTGGAGCGCCGGCTCACCGAGTCGGCCGCCATCCGGCCGGCAGCCGCCTGACCTCGGCCGGGCGTGAGGGCGGAGCCCTGCCGGCCGCCCCACAGTCCTGGCTTCCAAACGCACGGGCGGCCGCGCTGGGAAGCGCGGCCGCCCGCACGACGCCTCGACGCCAGCGTCACGCCGCCCGGTCGCGATCCTCCGTTTCCCAGTACTTCCGCCGTCCGTAGTGCTCGTGGAGCCGGCTCTCCAGCTCCCGCTCGAGCGGATGCGCTGGGTCGTACTCCGGGGCGCTCTTGACGACTTCCCGGGTCAGATCGATGTGGACCTTGGAATCGTTCCAGCTGACGGCCGCGATCCACTCCGGCGATACCAGGACCTGCTTCCCCGGCCACCAGTTCCGGGTGTCGATGACCATGTACCGGATCGCCCACGTCCTGTCGTCGATGAGGAAGTCGTCGACGTGGCCGATGTCGCCGTCCGCGGCCTGGATGTAGTATCCCCTGACCTCCTGCACGCTTCGGAGGTGTCGGTCGCTGTCGCGGTGCTCCACGTTCGCCATGCCCTCCCGCTCCAGGGTGGTCAGGGCCTCGGGCTCGACCGGGACCGGCTCCGGGGCGATCGGCGCGAACGGGTACGGGCCCGCGCCCCACCGGTACGGACCGGCCCAGTAGTAAGGGTAGCCGTAGTGGCCCGCCAGCTCGGCCTCGTAATGCCGGGTGACGGGCCTGGCGGTGTCGACGCCCGGGCTCCGCTCGACCTGCGCCCGGGTGAGGCCGACCGGCAGCCGCTGGGTCGTCCACCGGGGCTCCCGGAGCGCCATCGGCGAGATCAAGACCTTTCGGCCCGGAAGCCAGTCGCCGGTATCTGCCACGAGGTACCGGATCGTCCAGCTTTCGTCGTCGAAGTAGAAGTCGTGGACCGCCCCGATATCGCCGTCAGTCGCCCCGATCGTGTAGCCGACGAGCTCACGCGCGCTGTGCAGCATGATGCACCCCCTTGGCAGGATAGGTCGATGCAATCGGGCTGCCGGCAGCGCGACGGGAGGCGGACACCGGGCGAGATCAGGCTGCCCCGAGGTCGATCAGCGCGAGCCCCGTCGCCGCGTCGAGACGGCGCCGGAGATGTCGCGGGGATTCCGTGAGGATCACCTCCAGCGTCGGCCACACGTGGGCTTCGAGGAGGTGCCCGCCGTGGGCCGTGCCATCCGATTTGCCGACCACCACGTGGGCATGGACGGCGGGCCGGCCGTCCTTGGTGGCCACGTCCCCGATCAGCGACAGCACCTCCACCTGCTCCCGGACCGGGATCCGCGCATAGTCCTTCCGCTGGCGGTCGAAGTAGCCGAGCACGGCGCTGCTGAAGGCGCCGATCGCCGTGAAGTGGCTGGCCGCGAGCCGCTCCCGCTCGGCGAAGCTCGTGAGTCCGGCCATGACCTCGTCGCCCCGGTCGAAGACGAGGACGAACGTCTTTTCCTCCTTGTCGTGAAGCAGTCGCGTCTTCATGGCGGACGCGCGGGGGCCGCCTCAGTAGCGAAAGATGGCGGCCAGCTCGGCCCCGCCTGGTACCTGGGAGGGCTCGACGGCGTAGACCGTCCCGCGGTTGCGGACGGTCTCGGCCGCCGCCACGTTCAGGAGATCCTCGTCGCCCGGCGCCGGGCTGGTCCGGCTCTCGGCCACGCGGCCGTCCGGCCCGATGGTCCCCCACCGCTCGGCGCCGACGGCCACGAACAGGGAATCGACCCGCCCCTGGTGGGCCGCCGGCACGACCTCTTCCAAACGGTCGGAGGCGCGGCCGGTCCCGGCCAGCTCCTGGTACCGGGCCGCCGCCTGCGCCTGGGCCTTCTGGAAGTGCGGCTTCACGACGTCCCACGCTCGGGCGTGGAGCTCCTCGGCGCGGAGCAGCTCGGGATTCCCCGCGATTCCCGTCTCCAGGAGATGGGGATACGCGCTCGCCTCGCGGTAGAGCGGGAACAGGTACTCGACGCCGGCGAGCACGAGCGGCGCGCGCTCCTCCCGCAGAAAATCCCGGAGCCCGGCGTCGATCTGCTGGAAGTAGCGCAGGATGTTCGCCTTGGTGTCCTCCATGTCCATGCCCTGGCCGTGGAAGACCACCGCGCCCCGACCACCCCGGCCCGGGCCCGAGGCGGTGTGGAGCTGGAGCTGCTTCTCGAACTGATCGTAGCGCAGGGCGTCGGCGAGGCTCCGGGGGACGCCGGTCAGATCGACCTCGGTGACGCTCTGCCGGGTGCCCTGGAGCAGGCGGACGTCCTTCTGGCTCAGGGCCAGCACGTAGAAGCGGCCGTCCTCGGCGAAGAGCGGGAGGAGAGGCTTCACGTGAAAGCGCGGGCCGACGACCACCAGCTCGGGGAAGCGGAGCGCCAGCCGATAGTGCCGGGACCCGGCCGGCGTGAGGAAGAGAGCGAGGCCGTCGGCCTGATGGCGCCAGAACGCACCGTCCTCCAGAAGCGCTCGCCCCGACCCGACGATCTCCCGGGCGGCCGAGGCCCGCCGCCCACCTTCGACCAGCCGGTCCTCCGCCTCGCGGAGCAGGTTCTTCAGCCGGATGCGATTCTGCTGGAGCTCGGCCGGGCCGGCCCGGTGCGTCGGCAGGAACACCGACACACAAGGGTCGGCGCGCTCCTCGATGAGCGCACGCAAGTCATCCCCGGACAGCAGATCCATCTCGGCTAGACGGAAGGCAGCAAAGGCGATGCCGGAGGGCGCCCACTGTCAGGAGCCGGTCCCCTCGGCCCGGAGAGCATCGACGCCCCGGCGGAGCTGCGCCAGGTCGTCGAGGCCGTAACGACCGCGGATCGTCCCCCCGCCGTCGATGAGGACGACGAGGCAGTCGTGGCTCACGCCCCCGTCCTGTCGATGGACGGCGACACCATACCAGCGAGTCACGACGTCGATCTCCGAAGGCTTGCCGGTCAGGAGGAGCCACGCGACGGGATCCAGCCGGCGGTCCCGGGCGAACCGGCGGAGAACAGGCGCGCTGTCACGCGCGGGATCGACGGTGACCACCACGAAGAACACCGCGCGACCGGCGGCATCCCGCAGGTCGCGGGCCAGCCCCGAGAGAAACGGAAGGACTCCGGGACACGCCTGGCAGGCCGTGCAGGTGAATGTCAGGACCACGACACGGTGGCGGAGCTGCGTCAGCCACAGCCGGTCGTTCTGCTGGGTCGTGAGCGCGAAGTTCGGCGCCGGCCCGAGGCGCGGGAGCGGGGCCTCGGCGCCGGCCGCGAGGGCTGCCGCCGCCAGCCCGAGCGCCAGCGCCGCGGCGATCGCCGCCGCCCGGCTCACGAGGGGGACGACCCTCAGTTGCGCGCGGGCGTCCCGGTGGGCACGCGACGCCGTCGGCGCGCCACCCCCGTCTGAGCCGCGGCGCGGGCGACCCCGTCGGCCACGGCTTCCACGACGCGCTTGTCGAAGACGGACGGGATGACGTATTCCTCGCCGAGCTCGCTCGGCGTGATGATCGAGGCGATGCCCCGGGCGGCGGCGATCTTCATCTCGTCGTTCACGAGCCGCGCCCGCACATCCAGGAGGCCGCGGAAGAAGCCGGGGAAGCAGAGCACGTTGTTGATCTGGTTAGCATAGTCGGAGCGGCCCGTGGCCATGACGCGCACGTGATGCTCGGCCTCTTCCGGCTGGATCTCGGGTACGGGATTGGCCATGGCGAACACGATGCGGTCGCGCGCCATACGCTTGACATCACGGAGGGCGAGGACCCCCGGCACGGACAGGCCGATGAAGACATCCGCGCCCTTGAGCGCCTCGGGCATCTTCCCCTTGACGTTCCGCGGATTGGTCGCCTCGCTGACCCACGTCTTCATGAAGTCCATGCCCACGGCTCGTCCCCGATGAATCGTCCCGTGCTCGTCCACGCCGATGATCTGCCGGACCCCCAGGGCCATGAGCATCTTGATGACGGCCGTGCCCGCCGCTCCCACCCCGCAGACCGTCACCTTGAGCCGTCGGGGATCCTTCCGCACGATCTTCAACGCATTG
This window contains:
- a CDS encoding PRC-barrel domain-containing protein: MLHSARELVGYTIGATDGDIGAVHDFYFDDESWTIRYLVADTGDWLPGRKVLISPMALREPRWTTQRLPVGLTRAQVERSPGVDTARPVTRHYEAELAGHYGYPYYWAGPYRWGAGPYPFAPIAPEPVPVEPEALTTLEREGMANVEHRDSDRHLRSVQEVRGYYIQAADGDIGHVDDFLIDDRTWAIRYMVIDTRNWWPGKQVLVSPEWIAAVSWNDSKVHIDLTREVVKSAPEYDPAHPLERELESRLHEHYGRRKYWETEDRDRAA
- a CDS encoding Fe-Mn family superoxide dismutase, whose product is MATYQAKTFQPKKYKEQVFDQLRGLEGISDAQITEHLALYAGYVKQVNQLNEELAALIGRGEASGKSPEFAELTRRLGFEYNGMILHEYYFSNLRRAAEPQPPAGSGLTQALGQSFGSSEQWMADFQAIGEMRGVGWVILFEDPATERLTNHWITLHQDGVPAGFKPLLVMDVWEHAYMRDYKATERGKYITAFFRNIDWQMVERRLTESAAIRPAAA
- a CDS encoding PPC domain-containing DNA-binding protein: MKTRLLHDKEEKTFVLVFDRGDEVMAGLTSFAERERLAASHFTAIGAFSSAVLGYFDRQRKDYARIPVREQVEVLSLIGDVATKDGRPAVHAHVVVGKSDGTAHGGHLLEAHVWPTLEVILTESPRHLRRRLDAATGLALIDLGAA
- a CDS encoding SCO family protein codes for the protein MSRAAAIAAALALGLAAAALAAGAEAPLPRLGPAPNFALTTQQNDRLWLTQLRHRVVVLTFTCTACQACPGVLPFLSGLARDLRDAAGRAVFFVVVTVDPARDSAPVLRRFARDRRLDPVAWLLLTGKPSEIDVVTRWYGVAVHRQDGGVSHDCLVVLIDGGGTIRGRYGLDDLAQLRRGVDALRAEGTGS